GTACGGGCGGGGTTTCTCCACAGGCCCAGTCACCCCGCCTCCCACGGGAGGAAGGAGATGCCACCACGCTGCTGCCAGCGCCGCTGATGTCATCTTACTCAAGAGATGGCACTTGGGGGTGGGGCATTCAGCCCAGACACCCCTCCCCTTGCTGTGTGGCTGCGTGACGATGCCCCAATGACAGCCTTCCTTACGAGTGTCCTGACTGAGGCTGGGTCCTGTCACAAGCCCTGGCTCACAACAACACGTGTCCCATCGCCAGCGCCTGACCAGTCTTCGGGTTCTTGACAAGGCGGCCGGAACTGTGGGGGTTAGAGGGCTTGGGTCCCAGGACCCCAGCAAGCCCCTCTTCCCAGTCTCCTCTCTTTCTCGAAAACAGCGGAGCTCCTCCATGTCTATTACAGAGGGAGCAGTCCATGCGGCCGGCCCCAGCCGAAGGCCAGTCACAGGACCCGCTTACAAGACCACGGCCACGTCATCCCATCGGAGCAGAAGGCTAGCTCAAAGCCTGCCCTCACTGGATGATGCTGTCTGGCTGCCCATTCTGGGCCATCTGTCCAGGGTCCGAGGCGGGGGCAGGGTTGGGCGTGTTGCTCTGCAGGTAGCGGCGGAAGTCCTTGATCATGGGCCGGAGGACCTGGATGAGGACGCTCAGGGCCGCCTGGGTGCCCTCCATGGCCTGGGCCTGGCGCTCCTGGGCGCAGGCCTGCACCTCCTGCGATCGGCGGATCATCTGCAGCAGGTCGTTCTGCTGCTCCAGGTGCTGGGCGATCTCCTTCACGTGCAGGTTGGTGACGCGCTGCTCCTGGATCAGCTTGGCCGAGTTGAGGGCGATGCGGCTCTTGAGCGCCTGCGGCTTGACTGAGGGGTCGGCGTGCTGGGTGATCATCTCCACGGGGGCCTCCgccggcaggggcgggggggcctcCGCCGTGCAGTACTCCACCACCCCCTCTTCCAGCGTGTGATAGGTGGTCTCCGTGGGGACTGTGGAAGAGCAAAGGCAGTGGCAGGTCACGTTCTAGAAAGAGTGAAGCTGGCCGGTGGCGTGGGGAGGGAGACCTTAAGACCTGTGCTGGGGAATTCCTCTGGCTTTATAGCTATTCATGTACCACACTAAATCCAGACTCTGAGGAGTTTGAGAGCCTTATTCTCCTTGGCAACCAAAGGGTCAGTCCCAGATCTGGCAAAAGCAAAGATGCTAATGATAATACCAGCCAAAAATCTGGAGCGTGtgccgtgtgccaggcactgtgctaagtaagcCCTTTGCACTCATTGGCTTGACGGATCCTCACGACACAGGTAGGTCCTGTCACGTTCATTTttggaaatgaggaaacagaatcagaaacatggagtgacttgcctaaggccacacagctttTTTCAGCAGGTGCAGGAAACCAACCGTGGTCTCCCCAACGCCATTGACCATAGTGCTCAATACCACTCCGAGGGGCTGCTTCTGGCTGGCAAAGGCAGGGCCACCTGCTCACCGTGGTGCCAGTACACAGCGGGCACCTATCTGCAGGAGCTGGTGGTGGTTGCACTGGTCCTACCTCCTTCAGTGCCTTTTTGACTGGTGGTCTCATTCAGCCAAGCAGAAAAAGGGGAGGGACGGGGGTGGCCCAATAAATGCTTCCCTGTTTCCTTGATTACCCTGGTCAATGGTAATACCTAAAGGTCCTCCCTGTTCCAGAACAGTAATTGATTTAGGCCATTGTTGGGTCCCCTGTCCCACCTCAATATTCTTGAGAAATAGGGCACCGCAGGGGGTGGCACTCACACCCAATTCACCAAAGCCCCGCCAAGAATCAATGATCGGTACAGCTCGTAGCCCAGCCCAAAGAAGCAGTTAAACGGATACTGATGAAAACCCTTATCTGAACTAAAGAGTTCACCCCAAGCCAGCTCCATTGCTATTCACAGTTGAGAACCTGTGAAGGGATTCTCAGTGGACCGTTTGGGCCTCCACGCACAGGGGAAAAGGTCAGTCTTCTCCACCCTTCCATGTCACAATCTGCTGTGAGTCCCCACCCCAACCAAGAAGGTCCCTTTCTCTTCTGAGTTCTTAGGTCCTCCCAACTGACAGTGCAGTTACTCATATATGTCTTATCTGTCCTATTAGACTATAACCAGCCTTTGTCTTAGACAGCGTGGTGATCCCAGTGTcaagcacagggtctggcacagagtaagtgctatTATTTGATGAGCGAATGAATGAGATTAATATCAGGAACCATGAGGCTCAACTGTGTCTTGAATGTTGGCCACACTGAAAACCCCAAATGTCTCTGTCCGGAATCCACGTCTAACTTGGACATTCCCATTCCCATCTATCCATTCCTTCAACAGATATACCCTGCCTGCTACTGTGGGCCGGGCCCTGTGCTAAGTTATCCTGTGGGGATACGACCATGGTCTCTGCCTTCAAGGACCACACAGTTCAGTCATGGAAATGAATGGTGGCAAAACACAGTTGAGCGCAATCCAGCTCATCAGCAGTCCAGACTGTGTGctgagggaggcccagggagaacAAGTTCACTTCTGTCCGGGGAGCTCTTGGAAGGCCTCATGGTCTTCCAAGACTCCTGTCTGACTTTTGACCCTTTACAGTCAACCTTCCCCAGGCTGCCCCATCTCTTGCTGGCCCTTCCCATTTATGCACACTGGACTGGGCAGGAGAGGTCACTCACTCTGTGTCAGGGTGACCGTGGCTGCGGCTGCAGTAGCCGGGGGTCCGAGGGCCACGGGGTGGATCTCTGTGGTACTGGGCAGGCTGATGATGGTGGCCTCGCCCAGCAGATTGCAGATGCGCTGTTGCATGGGGGTGAGCAGTACCGGGGCTACAGCTGGGCCACCGCCACTACTGCTACCACCTGTCCCTGGCCCACCAGCTGCATCTTCCTCAGTGGGCCCTGGGGCCTCACCACCCTCCACAGCTGCCCGGACCTGGGCAACCTTGCGACGGACCTCGGTCTTGAGGTCAGACCACTTCTTCTTGACCTCGGGCAGCTCTCTGCGGCAGGTGGCCACAGCGTTAACCCTTCTCAGGATGCTGTGCCAGGCCGCGCTCTTGGCAGCCAGAGGGACCCCGGCGTTGAAGTGGTTCACCAGCAGGTGCTTCTTCAGTTCCAGCTCCTCCACGATGATCTCCACCTCTCGCTCAGAGAAGTTCATCTTCCTCTTCTTGGCTGGGACAGCCATGGCCTCTCCCCTACCCCTTCTTTCTGAAGAAATTATAATCCCTTCAACCGCCCAAttccccttctcttcttccaCAGCCTCGCCGCTCACCCACCCCCCAACATGAGATAGGCTGGGCTTGCCCAAGGCCAAGCTCCAGGTCTTTGGTAACCCCCCTTGTTACGCAAAGTGCGTAGGGCCCAGCGCCGACCTGCCCAGCCGCTGCCAGCCAGCTGCGTAATGGCTTCCTGAATCTGCCTCTTCCGCCGGGGTGTGCGGAGATCCGCCCACTTCCCCTCTTCCCGCCTCCCAGCGCTTCTCCAGGAGAACCCGCCCTCCCAGTTGGTCGCGACCCAACATCAAGTCGCTCACTGGTTCTTGTGATCTGTCACTCAGCTGCAGAGCACGCCCACTTACTGGAATTGGCCTCATTGTTGGTCTAAAGGTGTGTCTTTCGCCGCAGAGCGCTCCGCCCACTGAGTCTTTATTAATTTCCAGTGAAAAATCGTTGTCGTTCAATCATCGGTATTACTATCACGCTATTAAATTCATTTACTTTATTGGTGGTATAGGGAATTAAATGATCAACGCCTGGCCTCCTGATGATCCCTGGTGCTTTCGGCTTGAGCCGTTAGCCAACTAATTTTTAATTCCACCCGGGAGCGCAAACGAGTTTGAGCTTCAGCTCACGATTACCCCTCACACAACTCCTATTTCCCCACCGAAGAATACGACCTCTTCGTACACGACCTCTCCTCCCATCCTTACGATTCCGAAGTCTAAACAGAGTTACTCAATGGAAACTGGACACGGGGCCTTCCTCCTGCCCATCATATAACTTCTGCCTATAGCGGCGTGATCTCCTCTCTTCGGCCCGGCTCAGCCAATCCCCGCCCCTCTCAGTTTGAATCGGCCCCAGGCTGAGCCGGAATCGCCCCGCTGTCTCCATTGATCTGAGCAGTCCGGGAAGATATGGGCAGTCCTTGAGGAGGTTCCGCCCCTCTGGGGGGTGGTTCTGGCCTGTGACTGGACAGCGACGAGCCTAGGGGCGTGGCCAGAAAAAAGGCgaggcgggggggcggggctcccggaAGCGGCCCCTCCCTCCAGTTTGCCGGCATTTCGGAACCCGCGCTCGCCGTCCGAGGATACCCGCGTGTCTTCCGCGTTCTCCTCGCCGCCCGGCGCCCCTGCCTCGCGCCCGATGGTGAGCAGTGTGTTGTGCCGCTGCGTGGCTTCCTCGCCGCCGgacgccgccgccgccacctcGTCCGCCTCATCCGCGGCGTCTGTGGATCCCTGCGGCGGCGCCGTCTGCGGGGGCCCGGACCACCAGCTGCGCCTGTGGAGCCTCTTCCAGACGCTCGATGTCAACCGCGACGGCGGCTTGTGTGTCAACGACTTGGCTGTGGGACTACGACGTCTGGGACTGCACCGCACCGAGGGCGAGCTCCGGGTAGGCGGCGCGCACAGTCCGCGCGGTTGGGGAGGTGTCCCCCGCTTCGCGTCCCCGACTACGGGAAGGTTCGGGTGACAGTTCTGGGCCGCACGGTGACAGGTCTGAACGGCCTGGATTCTTGGGCTGACCCCTGGAGCGTGGCAGGTCTGCTGGACGGCCTCTTGGGCTCGCTGGCTGTTACCCCCAAGTAACAGATGAGTACT
This sequence is a window from Phyllostomus discolor isolate MPI-MPIP mPhyDis1 chromosome 3, mPhyDis1.pri.v3, whole genome shotgun sequence. Protein-coding genes within it:
- the NAIF1 gene encoding nuclear apoptosis-inducing factor 1, which translates into the protein MAVPAKKRKMNFSEREVEIIVEELELKKHLLVNHFNAGVPLAAKSAAWHSILRRVNAVATCRRELPEVKKKWSDLKTEVRRKVAQVRAAVEGGEAPGPTEEDAAGGPGTGGSSSGGGPAVAPVLLTPMQQRICNLLGEATIISLPSTTEIHPVALGPPATAAAATVTLTQIPTETTYHTLEEGVVEYCTAEAPPPLPAEAPVEMITQHADPSVKPQALKSRIALNSAKLIQEQRVTNLHVKEIAQHLEQQNDLLQMIRRSQEVQACAQERQAQAMEGTQAALSVLIQVLRPMIKDFRRYLQSNTPNPAPASDPGQMAQNGQPDSIIQ